The Acidobacteriota bacterium region AATTCACGCGCTTTATCTTCATCACTGAAATGCTGAGCGAGATCAACTAAGTTCATGGCATCACTCTCCATGCCCTCAGTCTCTCACAGATAGATGGGCTTGTCAAGTATATAATCGCGATTATAAGAGGCTATTGACGGTTCCGGCCCGCGCCGCGCGGCAAACCCTCCCGATACTCCTGCCAGCATTCATCGGGTTGCTTCCCGCTTAGCTTGCGGTGAAGCCACGCCCGGGCCATCTTCCAGTCGCGCCGCACTGTTTCGACAGAAACCTTGAGGCCTTCAGCCGTCTCCTCCACCTTGGGGCC contains the following coding sequences:
- a CDS encoding DeoR family transcriptional regulator, with the translated sequence MGGPKVEETAEGLKVSVETVRRDWKMARAWLHRKLSGKQPDECWQEYREGLPRGAGRNRQ